The DNA window TGCTTGAGTTGCGCGGTGATGCTGCCGCTCTTGCCCAACAAGGCCACGCGCAGGTGTTCGACGGCGTCCGGCGACTGTGCGTCGGCGATGTCGGCCAGGGCCTGGCGGGATACGGATTCGATATCGCTCATGGGAGTCCTGCTGGATTCCAAAAAAATGGGGAAGGACTTGCGCCCTTCCCCACGTTTCAGGCGGCGAACCGCCCTACTGCATTTACGGTGGAGAGACGGCCTCAGGCCGCCAGAGCGCCTTTCGCCTTTTCAGCCAGCGCCGCAAAACCCGCCGCGTCGTGCACGGCGATGTCCGCCAGCACCTTGCGATCCAGGGTAATGCCAGCCTTCAGCAGGCCGTTCATGAAACGGCTGTAGCTCAGACCGTTGATGCGGGCAGCCGCATTGATGCGGGTGATCCACAGCGAACGGAAGTTGCGCTTCTTCTGCTTGCGGCCGATGTAGGCGTACTGCTGCGCCTTGATGACCGCCTGCTTGGCGACTCGGAACACCTTGCGACGGGCGTTGTAGTAGCCCTTGGCCAGGTGGAGGACCTTCTTGTGACGGCGACGCGCCGTCACGCCACGCTTAACTCGTGCCATTTTTCAAATCCTCAGAGGTAGGGAAGCATGCGATCCAGGCGGCTGCTGTCCTCGGCGCGAACGATGTTCGTGCCGCGCAGGTTGCGCTTCCGCTTGGTGGCTTTCTTGGTGAGGATGTGGCTACGGTTGGCGTGGCCAGCCTTGTACTTGCCGGACGCGGTCTTGCGGAAACGCTTGGCCGCCGCCCGGTGGGTCTTGATCTTGGGCATTGCTATGTCCTTGATGGGTTTATGTCACTGACCTGGGCGGTGGCAGAGCCACTCTTTCCGTCCTGCCCGTGTCGGCTTGTAAGTCGTTGAATCAAAAAGAATCCACGACAGGTTCCTGGGCTGCGAACAGCCAATCCCGATGAACTGGGCCGCACATTATGCCCAGACTTGGAAATCCTTGCAAATCAGGGGGTTTGCGCGCAGCCCCTGAGGCTCCTGCCTGGCCCGGAACGCAGAAGGACCGCTCAAGGCGGTCCTTCTGGTCAGCCTGAGGGGCCAGCGCCCGCGGCTTACTTCTTCTTCGGCGCGATCATCATGACCATCTGGCGCCCTTCCAGGCGCGGACGGGATTCGATGACGATTTCATCGCCCAGCTCGGCTTCGATGCGCGCGGCCATTTCGCGACCCAGCTCCTGGTGGCTCATTTCGCGGCCACGGAAACGGATGTTGACCTTGACCTTGTCGCCTTCTTCCAGGAAGCGGCGGATGTTGCGCATCTTGATCTGATAGTCGCCCTCATCGGTGACGGGGCGGAACTTCAGTTCCTTGATTTCGACCTGCTTCTGCTTCTTCTTGGCCTCGTTGGCCTTCTTCTGCATTTCGAACTTGAACTTGCCGAAGTCCATGATCTTGCAGACAGGCGGCTCCGCATTGGGCTGGATCTCGACCAGGTCCAGGCCTTCTTCCTCGGCCTTGGCCAAAGCCTCGTCGCGCGTGAGCACGCCGATCATCTCGCCATCGGAACCAATCACGCGCACTCGCGGCACGCGGATCTCGTGATTCTTGCGGTTTTGCTTGTTGTCAGGGGTACTGATGTTGCAGTCTCCAGAGGGTGTCGTGCCGGCCCCCGGCGGGGGCCGGATCTGTTACGCGTGCTCGCCGCGCAGGCGTTCGGCGAAAGCTTCCACGGACATTGTGCCCAGATCTTCGCCCGAACGCGTGCGCACGGCAACGGCGCCATTTTCCTTCTCGCGGTCGCCAACCACCAGCAGGTAGGGAACGCGCTGTAGCGTGTGCTCGCGGATTTTAAAGCCGATTTTTTCGTTCCGCAAATCGGCAATCACCCGGAAGCCTTGATTTGCAAGGATTTTCCGGACTTCGTCCACATAATCGGCCTGAGCGTCGGTAATGTTCATTACCACCGCCTGCTGCGGGGCCAGCCAGGCCGGGAACGAGCCGGCGTGGTGTTCGATCAGGATGCCGATGAAGCGCTCCATCGAGCCCACGATGGCCCGGTGCAGCATCACCGGGTGGCGGCGCTGGCTGTTTTCGTCCACGTATTCGGCGCCCAGACGGCCCGGCATCATGAAATCCACCTGCATCGTGCCCAGCTGCCAGGTCCGGCCAATGGCGTCCTTCAGGTGGTACTCGATCTTGGGACCGTAGAACGCACCCTCGCCCGGCAGTTCCTGCCATTCCACGCCGCAGCTGCGCAGCGCCGCGCGCAAAGCGTCCTCGGCCTTGTCCCAGGTGTCGTCCTCGCCCAGGCGCTTTTCCGGGCGCAGGGCGATCTTGATCTGGATGTCCTCGAAGCCGAACGCCGTGTACACCGCCAGCGCCTGCTGGTGGAACGCGGTCACTTCCGACTCGATCTGCTCTTCCGTGCAGAAGATATGGCCGTCGTCCTGGGTGAAGCCGCGCACGCGCAGGATGCCGTGCAGCGCGCCCGAGGGTTCATTGCGGTGGCAGGAGCCGAATTCGCCATAGCGGATCGGCAGATCGCGGTAGCTGTGCAGACCCTGGTTGAACACCTGCACGTGGCCCGGGCAGTTCATCGGCTTGATTGCGTAGGTACGCTTTTCCGACTCGGTGAAGAACATGTTCTCCTGGTAGTTGTCCCAGTG is part of the Pseudoxanthomonas indica genome and encodes:
- the rpmI gene encoding 50S ribosomal protein L35, with the protein product MPKIKTHRAAAKRFRKTASGKYKAGHANRSHILTKKATKRKRNLRGTNIVRAEDSSRLDRMLPYL
- the rplT gene encoding 50S ribosomal protein L20, giving the protein MARVKRGVTARRRHKKVLHLAKGYYNARRKVFRVAKQAVIKAQQYAYIGRKQKKRNFRSLWITRINAAARINGLSYSRFMNGLLKAGITLDRKVLADIAVHDAAGFAALAEKAKGALAA
- the infC gene encoding translation initiation factor IF-3, whose translation is MSTPDNKQNRKNHEIRVPRVRVIGSDGEMIGVLTRDEALAKAEEEGLDLVEIQPNAEPPVCKIMDFGKFKFEMQKKANEAKKKQKQVEIKELKFRPVTDEGDYQIKMRNIRRFLEEGDKVKVNIRFRGREMSHQELGREMAARIEAELGDEIVIESRPRLEGRQMVMMIAPKKK
- the thrS gene encoding threonine--tRNA ligase; its protein translation is MITITLPDGSRREFPQPVSVMEVAQSIGAGLAKATVAGAVDGRLVDAVDVIDHDASLRIITPKDEEGVEIIRHSSAHLVGHAVKQLYPDVKMVIGPVIAEGFYYDIYSERPFTPEDLAAIEQRMQELIAQDYDVIKKVTPRAEVIDVFQSRGEDYKLRLIEDMPEEKAMSLYYHQEYVDMCRGPHVPNTRFLKAFKLTRISGAYWRGDAKNEQLQRIYGTAWADKKQLDAYITRMEEAEKRDHRRIGKQQHLFHLQEEAPGLIFWHPKGWSIWQVVEQYMRKVYQDSGYGEVRCPQILDVSLWKKSGHWDNYQENMFFTESEKRTYAIKPMNCPGHVQVFNQGLHSYRDLPIRYGEFGSCHRNEPSGALHGILRVRGFTQDDGHIFCTEEQIESEVTAFHQQALAVYTAFGFEDIQIKIALRPEKRLGEDDTWDKAEDALRAALRSCGVEWQELPGEGAFYGPKIEYHLKDAIGRTWQLGTMQVDFMMPGRLGAEYVDENSQRRHPVMLHRAIVGSMERFIGILIEHHAGSFPAWLAPQQAVVMNITDAQADYVDEVRKILANQGFRVIADLRNEKIGFKIREHTLQRVPYLLVVGDREKENGAVAVRTRSGEDLGTMSVEAFAERLRGEHA